In the Phaseolus vulgaris cultivar G19833 chromosome 7, P. vulgaris v2.0, whole genome shotgun sequence genome, one interval contains:
- the LOC137828468 gene encoding nuclear pore complex protein NUP1-like isoform X3 has product MATQEKDKGYEGTVGAGGKFRKRPFRGRTQTTPYDRPPTSLRNHNRNTTNNNGWFSKLLDPAHRLITYSAHTLFSSLFRKRLPPPPPPETEHKVKKSNQQEAAFVANNSSGMQQVPVGESDTQINCSDEDGLTELEKLLKQKTFSRSEIDHLTALMRSRTVDAPVREEEKGTDVVPSESMLLSGQKEYPKTPALENGIENTVIVTPHDISSFPIEDVASPAELAKSYMGSRHYKVSSSVLGVQTSALWEDPTLVNRENFPLNTPIMTIVPRTTKYAAVHENGFITSRSRGRSAIYNMARTPYARIYPASTLKGGEHAVEGEPSSSSQSALNHDVLSGSNPGAVKRRSSVLDNDIGSVGPVRRIRQKSNLLYSKGPSSLISGSSLYADRNQMVVDTSKQGSSMQKPILLNEVKHSHVKLSKENVDDTIPSLSSPPLPSKSSEMASKILQQLDKLVYPKEKSSESRVTIVNDNSPTKLSPSMLRGQALRSMEIVDSSKLLDNMHGNNLDGPFGNLSGSAQNQKLNSQRDKVENGPLKLVAPTDGLLPLVTTADATNPRNQALCSAKSGDSFMIKSVSDLPRKKRAFHMSAHEDFLDLDDDAYPNGSVSSFSPLEKEMISSTAVMGETNSGTEANVQENPSAISLIMPPKTSIIDGKAHIGTAYKSKVGEKVDASIFTTSSILDPTYKPVTATPNGSIAKPPLFISGNKVVSSREFTAPIAPPKEITKSGPTFGLAKVVSSKDLVADAPLVEFGSNKNVKKVSPIPFTASSSVGAEPSFLKFGASDSNLGSSIRTTTVDGATDSIPKARQSDNGNAETTNATRTSVGASELANLSPASTSFLTSSKSIFNFGNNSNQNNGSLASPSLSSFPPPVAGTFTSQNILSAAKISGISAIADSNGSSMATMTPATIASSNSSFSSTPVVASSYPTTSIFKFGSSPVPPAGLPVSSSGLEPLETKSSQDAGVGSLSSPAFGNTSAGYGIFGFSSSATKTVNSQSSSVGACSGSVLGAQASTPSGLEACNQTQSVPFGSSASSLSYGLTGNTTFSLSSFSSPSSSPAFSSGSSLFPSSPATDVFNSGTTFGLINSASCSAVNSFSSNTSTSSPIFGSSWQPSKSPFGSIFSSSSLSSSGSSLGTSTACASSPAMFLSTSSASTPQFSFTSAAGSTSTQHAFGSPTPTFAFGSAPVNNQMSMEVGMTEDTVKGTPPATSVFAQQPAPLQSNFVFGASTPPGASPFQFGSQQNIAPQNPSFQTSASLGGSFSLGTGGGDKSGRKIVKVKSKQRKK; this is encoded by the exons ATGGCCACCCAAGAGAAAGATAAGGGATACGAAGGGACAGTAGGAGCAGGAGGCAAGTTTCGCAAACGTCCCTTCCGCGGCAGGACCCAAACGACGCCGTATGATCGCCCCCCAACCTCACTCAGAAACCATAATAGGAACACCACAAACAACAATGGTTGGTTCTCCAAGCTTCTGGATCCCGCTCACAGGTTAATTACTTACAGCGCTCACACTCTCTTCTCCTCCCTTTTCCGCAAGCGCCTTCCTCCTCCACCTCCTCCAG AGACGGAACATAAAGTGAAGAAAAGTAATCAGCAAGAGGCTGCCTTT GTTGCAAACAATTCCTCTGGCATGCAACAAGTACCTGTTGGTGAAAGTGATACTCAAATTAATTGTTCTGATGAGGATGGATTAACTGAACTTGAGAAACTATTAAAACAGAAGACTTTCAGCAG ATCTGAGATTGATCATTTGACGGCACTTATGCGTTCAAGAACTGTGGATGCACCTGTTAGGGAAGAAGAGAAGGGGACAGACGTGGTTCCCTCAGAATCAATGCTGCTGAGTGGGCAAAAGGAATATCCTAAAACTCCTGCACTAGAAAATGGGATTGAAAATACTGTTATTGTAACCCCACATGATATTTCAAGT TTTCCTATCGAAGATGTTGCTTCACCTGCGGAGCTTGCAAAGTCTTACATGGGTAGCAGGCATTACAAGGTATCCTCTTCAGTTTTAGGTGTGCAAACATCTGCACTTTGGGAGGATCCAACTCTTGTAAACAGGGAAAATTTTCCTCTTAACACCCCTATTATGACCATTGTACCAAGGACAACTAAATATGCTGCAGTTCATGAAAATGGTTTTATTACCTCAAGATCTCGTGGAAGATCTGCAATATATAATATGGCTCGAACACCATATGCCAGAATTTATCCAGCATCCACACTCAAG GGTGGTGAGCATGCTGTTGAAGGTGAGCCATCTTCTTCAAGTCAGTCTGCATTGAATCACGATGTGCTTTCTGGGTCTAATCCTGGG GCAGTAAAACGCAGAAGTTCAGTTTTGGATAATGATATAGGATCTGTTGGTCCTGTTCGTCGTATTCGTCAGAAGTCTAATCTTTTATATTCTAAAGGCCCAAGCTCACTTATTTCTGGTAGCTCTTTGTACGCAGATAGGAATCAAATGGTTGTGGATACTTCAAAGCAAGGGTCTTCCATGCAGAAGCCGATTCTACTGAATGAAGTTAAGCATAGCCATGTGAAATTATCCAAAGAAAATGTGGACGACACTATACCTAGTTTGAGCTCCCCCCCTTTGCCCTCAAAATCCAGTGAAATGGCTTCAAAAATACTGCAGCAACTGGATAAGTTGGTTTATCCAAAAGAAAAATCATCTGAATCAAGGGTAACAATTGTGAATGATAATTCACCAACAAAGTTGTCGCCTTCCATGCTACGTGGGCAGGCTCTTCGAAGCATGGAAATTGTAGATTCATCAAAATTGCTGGACAATATGCATGGTAATAACTTAGATGGCCCATTTGGAAATTTGTCAGGTAGTGCCCAGAATCAGAAGTTAAATTCTCAGAGAGACAAGGTAGAAAATGGTCCATTGAAGCTTGTTGCTCCTACTGATGGATTACTTCCACTCGTAACAACTGCAGATGCTACAAACCCACGTAATCAAGCCCTGTGTAGTGCAAAATCTGGGGATTCTTTTATGATAAAATCTGTTTCTGATCTGCCACGAAAGAAGAGGGCATTCCATATGAGTGCCCATGAG GATTTTCTGGATCTGGACGATGATGCTTATCCAAATGGATCTGTCTCTTCTTTTTCTCCTCTTGAGAAAGAAATGATAAGCTCCACTGCTGTGATGGGGGAAACTAATTCTGGTACTGAAGCAAATGTACAGGAGAATCCATCAGCAATATCTCTAATAATGCCACCTAAAACTTCTATAATAGATGGTAAGGCTCACATTGGAACTGCCTATAAATCTAAGGTTGGTGAGAAAGTTGATGCATCTATCTTTACGACATCATCTATCCTTGATCCAACCTACAAGCCAGTTACAGCTACACCAAATGGATCAATTGCTAAACCTCCTTTGTTTATTTCCGGGAATAAAGTGGTTTCATCAAGAGAGTTCACAGCTCCTATTGCTCCACCAAAGGAGATAACCAAATCAGGTCCTACATTTGGGTTGGCAAAGGTTGTTTCATCAAAGGATCTTGTTGCTGATGCTCCATTGGTGGAATTTGGCTCCAATAAAAATGTCAAAAAGGTTTCACCAATTCCCTTCACGGCTTCATCATCAGTTGGTGCTGAACCCTCTTTTCTGAAATTTGGTGCTTCTGACTCAAACCTGGGAAGTTCAATCAg GACAACTACCGTTGATGGAGCAACTGATTCTATACCAAAAGCTCGTCAATCTGATAATGGTAATGCTGAGACTACTAACGCTACTAGAACTTCTGTTGGGGCATCAGAACTTGCTAATTTATCTCCAGCATCAACATCATTTTTGACATCATCCAAGAGTATATTCAATTTTGGCAAcaattcaaatcaaaataatGGGTCTCTTGCAAGCCCTTCACTTTCTTCTTTTCCACCCCCTGTAGCTGGTACTTTTACCAGTCAGAATATATTATCCGCTGCCAAAATCAGTGGCATTAGTGCCATCGCAGATTCTAATGGCAGTAGCATGGCAACTATGACGCCTGCCACAATTGCATCAAGTAATAGCAGTTTTTCTTCTACCCCAGTGGTGGCATCTTCATATCCAACAACTTCCATTTTCAAATTTGGATCCTCTCCTGTTCCACCAGCAGGTTTACCTGTATCATCTTCTGGTTTAGAACCGCTGGAAACTAAAAGCAGTCAGGATGCAGGAGTTGGTAGTCTTAGCAGCCCTGCCTTTGGTAATACATCTGCAGGGTATGGTATTTTTGGCTTCAGCTCTTCGGCAACCAAAACTGTAAATAGCCAGTCGAGTTCTGTTGGTGCTTGCAGTGGTTCTGTGCTTGGTGCCCAGGCTTCTACCCCCAGTGGGTTAGAAGCATGTAATCAGACTCAGTCAGTTCCATTTGGTTCATCTGCATCTTCCCTGTCATATGGGTTAACTGGGAACACAACTTTTTCTTTGAGCAGTTTTTCATCTCCTTCATCCAGCCCTGCTTTTTCTTCTGGGAGTTCATTGTTTCCTTCCAGTCCTGCCACTGATGTTTTCAATTCTGGCACAACTTTTGGACTTATCAACTCGGCTTCCTGTTCAGCAGTAAACTCCTTTAGCTCCAATACTAGTACAAGTTCTCCAATTTTTGGGTCTAGTTGGCAGCCCAGCAAGTCTCCATTTGGTTCCATATTTAGTTCGTCGTCTTTATCTTCTTCTGGATCTTCCCTTGGAACATCCACTGCATGTGCCAGTTCACCAGCAATGTTTTTATCTACCTCCAGTGCATCAACTCCTCAATTTTCAttcacttcagctgcaggatcTACCTCTACGCAGCATGCTTTTGGAAGTCCTACTCCCACCTTTGCATTTGGCT
- the LOC137828468 gene encoding nuclear pore complex protein NUP1-like isoform X1: MATQEKDKGYEGTVGAGGKFRKRPFRGRTQTTPYDRPPTSLRNHNRNTTNNNGWFSKLLDPAHRLITYSAHTLFSSLFRKRLPPPPPPETEHKVKKSNQQEAAFVANNSSGMQQVPVGESDTQINCSDEDGLTELEKLLKQKTFSRSEIDHLTALMRSRTVDAPVREEEKGTDVVPSESMLLSGQKEYPKTPALENGIENTVIVTPHDISSFPIEDVASPAELAKSYMGSRHYKVSSSVLGVQTSALWEDPTLVNRENFPLNTPIMTIVPRTTKYAAVHENGFITSRSRGRSAIYNMARTPYARIYPASTLKGGEHAVEGEPSSSSQSALNHDVLSGSNPGAVKRRSSVLDNDIGSVGPVRRIRQKSNLLYSKGPSSLISGSSLYADRNQMVVDTSKQGSSMQKPILLNEVKHSHVKLSKENVDDTIPSLSSPPLPSKSSEMASKILQQLDKLVYPKEKSSESRVTIVNDNSPTKLSPSMLRGQALRSMEIVDSSKLLDNMHGNNLDGPFGNLSGSAQNQKLNSQRDKVENGPLKLVAPTDGLLPLVTTADATNPRNQALCSAKSGDSFMIKSVSDLPRKKRAFHMSAHEDFLDLDDDAYPNGSVSSFSPLEKEMISSTAVMGETNSGTEANVQENPSAISLIMPPKTSIIDVVSSREFTAPIAPPKEITKSGPTFGLAKVVSSKDLVADAPLVEFGSNKNVKKVSPIPFTASSSVGAEPSFLKFGASDSNLGSSIRTTTVDGATDSIPKARQSDNGNAETTNATRTSVGASELANLSPASTSFLTSSKSIFNFGNNSNQNNGSLASPSLSSFPPPVAGTFTSQNILSAAKISGISAIADSNGSSMATMTPATIASSNSSFSSTPVVASSYPTTSIFKFGSSPVPPAGLPVSSSGLEPLETKSSQDAGVGSLSSPAFGNTSAGYGIFGFSSSATKTVNSQSSSVGACSGSVLGAQASTPSGLEACNQTQSVPFGSSASSLSYGLTGNTTFSLSSFSSPSSSPAFSSGSSLFPSSPATDVFNSGTTFGLINSASCSAVNSFSSNTSTSSPIFGSSWQPSKSPFGSIFSSSSLSSSGSSLGTSTACASSPAMFLSTSSASTPQFSFTSAAGSTSTQHAFGSPTPTFAFGSAPVNNQMSMEVGMTEDTVKGTPPATSVFAQQPAPLQSNFVFGASTPPGASPFQFGSQQNIAPQNPSFQTSASLGGSFSLGTGGGDKSGRKIVKVKSKQRKK; the protein is encoded by the exons ATGGCCACCCAAGAGAAAGATAAGGGATACGAAGGGACAGTAGGAGCAGGAGGCAAGTTTCGCAAACGTCCCTTCCGCGGCAGGACCCAAACGACGCCGTATGATCGCCCCCCAACCTCACTCAGAAACCATAATAGGAACACCACAAACAACAATGGTTGGTTCTCCAAGCTTCTGGATCCCGCTCACAGGTTAATTACTTACAGCGCTCACACTCTCTTCTCCTCCCTTTTCCGCAAGCGCCTTCCTCCTCCACCTCCTCCAG AGACGGAACATAAAGTGAAGAAAAGTAATCAGCAAGAGGCTGCCTTT GTTGCAAACAATTCCTCTGGCATGCAACAAGTACCTGTTGGTGAAAGTGATACTCAAATTAATTGTTCTGATGAGGATGGATTAACTGAACTTGAGAAACTATTAAAACAGAAGACTTTCAGCAG ATCTGAGATTGATCATTTGACGGCACTTATGCGTTCAAGAACTGTGGATGCACCTGTTAGGGAAGAAGAGAAGGGGACAGACGTGGTTCCCTCAGAATCAATGCTGCTGAGTGGGCAAAAGGAATATCCTAAAACTCCTGCACTAGAAAATGGGATTGAAAATACTGTTATTGTAACCCCACATGATATTTCAAGT TTTCCTATCGAAGATGTTGCTTCACCTGCGGAGCTTGCAAAGTCTTACATGGGTAGCAGGCATTACAAGGTATCCTCTTCAGTTTTAGGTGTGCAAACATCTGCACTTTGGGAGGATCCAACTCTTGTAAACAGGGAAAATTTTCCTCTTAACACCCCTATTATGACCATTGTACCAAGGACAACTAAATATGCTGCAGTTCATGAAAATGGTTTTATTACCTCAAGATCTCGTGGAAGATCTGCAATATATAATATGGCTCGAACACCATATGCCAGAATTTATCCAGCATCCACACTCAAG GGTGGTGAGCATGCTGTTGAAGGTGAGCCATCTTCTTCAAGTCAGTCTGCATTGAATCACGATGTGCTTTCTGGGTCTAATCCTGGG GCAGTAAAACGCAGAAGTTCAGTTTTGGATAATGATATAGGATCTGTTGGTCCTGTTCGTCGTATTCGTCAGAAGTCTAATCTTTTATATTCTAAAGGCCCAAGCTCACTTATTTCTGGTAGCTCTTTGTACGCAGATAGGAATCAAATGGTTGTGGATACTTCAAAGCAAGGGTCTTCCATGCAGAAGCCGATTCTACTGAATGAAGTTAAGCATAGCCATGTGAAATTATCCAAAGAAAATGTGGACGACACTATACCTAGTTTGAGCTCCCCCCCTTTGCCCTCAAAATCCAGTGAAATGGCTTCAAAAATACTGCAGCAACTGGATAAGTTGGTTTATCCAAAAGAAAAATCATCTGAATCAAGGGTAACAATTGTGAATGATAATTCACCAACAAAGTTGTCGCCTTCCATGCTACGTGGGCAGGCTCTTCGAAGCATGGAAATTGTAGATTCATCAAAATTGCTGGACAATATGCATGGTAATAACTTAGATGGCCCATTTGGAAATTTGTCAGGTAGTGCCCAGAATCAGAAGTTAAATTCTCAGAGAGACAAGGTAGAAAATGGTCCATTGAAGCTTGTTGCTCCTACTGATGGATTACTTCCACTCGTAACAACTGCAGATGCTACAAACCCACGTAATCAAGCCCTGTGTAGTGCAAAATCTGGGGATTCTTTTATGATAAAATCTGTTTCTGATCTGCCACGAAAGAAGAGGGCATTCCATATGAGTGCCCATGAG GATTTTCTGGATCTGGACGATGATGCTTATCCAAATGGATCTGTCTCTTCTTTTTCTCCTCTTGAGAAAGAAATGATAAGCTCCACTGCTGTGATGGGGGAAACTAATTCTGGTACTGAAGCAAATGTACAGGAGAATCCATCAGCAATATCTCTAATAATGCCACCTAAAACTTCTATAATAGATG TGGTTTCATCAAGAGAGTTCACAGCTCCTATTGCTCCACCAAAGGAGATAACCAAATCAGGTCCTACATTTGGGTTGGCAAAGGTTGTTTCATCAAAGGATCTTGTTGCTGATGCTCCATTGGTGGAATTTGGCTCCAATAAAAATGTCAAAAAGGTTTCACCAATTCCCTTCACGGCTTCATCATCAGTTGGTGCTGAACCCTCTTTTCTGAAATTTGGTGCTTCTGACTCAAACCTGGGAAGTTCAATCAg GACAACTACCGTTGATGGAGCAACTGATTCTATACCAAAAGCTCGTCAATCTGATAATGGTAATGCTGAGACTACTAACGCTACTAGAACTTCTGTTGGGGCATCAGAACTTGCTAATTTATCTCCAGCATCAACATCATTTTTGACATCATCCAAGAGTATATTCAATTTTGGCAAcaattcaaatcaaaataatGGGTCTCTTGCAAGCCCTTCACTTTCTTCTTTTCCACCCCCTGTAGCTGGTACTTTTACCAGTCAGAATATATTATCCGCTGCCAAAATCAGTGGCATTAGTGCCATCGCAGATTCTAATGGCAGTAGCATGGCAACTATGACGCCTGCCACAATTGCATCAAGTAATAGCAGTTTTTCTTCTACCCCAGTGGTGGCATCTTCATATCCAACAACTTCCATTTTCAAATTTGGATCCTCTCCTGTTCCACCAGCAGGTTTACCTGTATCATCTTCTGGTTTAGAACCGCTGGAAACTAAAAGCAGTCAGGATGCAGGAGTTGGTAGTCTTAGCAGCCCTGCCTTTGGTAATACATCTGCAGGGTATGGTATTTTTGGCTTCAGCTCTTCGGCAACCAAAACTGTAAATAGCCAGTCGAGTTCTGTTGGTGCTTGCAGTGGTTCTGTGCTTGGTGCCCAGGCTTCTACCCCCAGTGGGTTAGAAGCATGTAATCAGACTCAGTCAGTTCCATTTGGTTCATCTGCATCTTCCCTGTCATATGGGTTAACTGGGAACACAACTTTTTCTTTGAGCAGTTTTTCATCTCCTTCATCCAGCCCTGCTTTTTCTTCTGGGAGTTCATTGTTTCCTTCCAGTCCTGCCACTGATGTTTTCAATTCTGGCACAACTTTTGGACTTATCAACTCGGCTTCCTGTTCAGCAGTAAACTCCTTTAGCTCCAATACTAGTACAAGTTCTCCAATTTTTGGGTCTAGTTGGCAGCCCAGCAAGTCTCCATTTGGTTCCATATTTAGTTCGTCGTCTTTATCTTCTTCTGGATCTTCCCTTGGAACATCCACTGCATGTGCCAGTTCACCAGCAATGTTTTTATCTACCTCCAGTGCATCAACTCCTCAATTTTCAttcacttcagctgcaggatcTACCTCTACGCAGCATGCTTTTGGAAGTCCTACTCCCACCTTTGCATTTGGCT
- the LOC137828468 gene encoding nuclear pore complex protein NUP1-like isoform X2, giving the protein MRSRTVDAPVREEEKGTDVVPSESMLLSGQKEYPKTPALENGIENTVIVTPHDISSFPIEDVASPAELAKSYMGSRHYKVSSSVLGVQTSALWEDPTLVNRENFPLNTPIMTIVPRTTKYAAVHENGFITSRSRGRSAIYNMARTPYARIYPASTLKGGEHAVEGEPSSSSQSALNHDVLSGSNPGAVKRRSSVLDNDIGSVGPVRRIRQKSNLLYSKGPSSLISGSSLYADRNQMVVDTSKQGSSMQKPILLNEVKHSHVKLSKENVDDTIPSLSSPPLPSKSSEMASKILQQLDKLVYPKEKSSESRVTIVNDNSPTKLSPSMLRGQALRSMEIVDSSKLLDNMHGNNLDGPFGNLSGSAQNQKLNSQRDKVENGPLKLVAPTDGLLPLVTTADATNPRNQALCSAKSGDSFMIKSVSDLPRKKRAFHMSAHEDFLDLDDDAYPNGSVSSFSPLEKEMISSTAVMGETNSGTEANVQENPSAISLIMPPKTSIIDGKAHIGTAYKSKVGEKVDASIFTTSSILDPTYKPVTATPNGSIAKPPLFISGNKVVSSREFTAPIAPPKEITKSGPTFGLAKVVSSKDLVADAPLVEFGSNKNVKKVSPIPFTASSSVGAEPSFLKFGASDSNLGSSIRTTTVDGATDSIPKARQSDNGNAETTNATRTSVGASELANLSPASTSFLTSSKSIFNFGNNSNQNNGSLASPSLSSFPPPVAGTFTSQNILSAAKISGISAIADSNGSSMATMTPATIASSNSSFSSTPVVASSYPTTSIFKFGSSPVPPAGLPVSSSGLEPLETKSSQDAGVGSLSSPAFGNTSAGYGIFGFSSSATKTVNSQSSSVGACSGSVLGAQASTPSGLEACNQTQSVPFGSSASSLSYGLTGNTTFSLSSFSSPSSSPAFSSGSSLFPSSPATDVFNSGTTFGLINSASCSAVNSFSSNTSTSSPIFGSSWQPSKSPFGSIFSSSSLSSSGSSLGTSTACASSPAMFLSTSSASTPQFSFTSAAGSTSTQHAFGSPTPTFAFGSAPVNNQMSMEVGMTEDTVKGTPPATSVFAQQPAPLQSNFVFGASTPPGASPFQFGSQQNIAPQNPSFQTSASLGGSFSLGTGGGDKSGRKIVKVKSKQRKK; this is encoded by the exons ATGCGTTCAAGAACTGTGGATGCACCTGTTAGGGAAGAAGAGAAGGGGACAGACGTGGTTCCCTCAGAATCAATGCTGCTGAGTGGGCAAAAGGAATATCCTAAAACTCCTGCACTAGAAAATGGGATTGAAAATACTGTTATTGTAACCCCACATGATATTTCAAGT TTTCCTATCGAAGATGTTGCTTCACCTGCGGAGCTTGCAAAGTCTTACATGGGTAGCAGGCATTACAAGGTATCCTCTTCAGTTTTAGGTGTGCAAACATCTGCACTTTGGGAGGATCCAACTCTTGTAAACAGGGAAAATTTTCCTCTTAACACCCCTATTATGACCATTGTACCAAGGACAACTAAATATGCTGCAGTTCATGAAAATGGTTTTATTACCTCAAGATCTCGTGGAAGATCTGCAATATATAATATGGCTCGAACACCATATGCCAGAATTTATCCAGCATCCACACTCAAG GGTGGTGAGCATGCTGTTGAAGGTGAGCCATCTTCTTCAAGTCAGTCTGCATTGAATCACGATGTGCTTTCTGGGTCTAATCCTGGG GCAGTAAAACGCAGAAGTTCAGTTTTGGATAATGATATAGGATCTGTTGGTCCTGTTCGTCGTATTCGTCAGAAGTCTAATCTTTTATATTCTAAAGGCCCAAGCTCACTTATTTCTGGTAGCTCTTTGTACGCAGATAGGAATCAAATGGTTGTGGATACTTCAAAGCAAGGGTCTTCCATGCAGAAGCCGATTCTACTGAATGAAGTTAAGCATAGCCATGTGAAATTATCCAAAGAAAATGTGGACGACACTATACCTAGTTTGAGCTCCCCCCCTTTGCCCTCAAAATCCAGTGAAATGGCTTCAAAAATACTGCAGCAACTGGATAAGTTGGTTTATCCAAAAGAAAAATCATCTGAATCAAGGGTAACAATTGTGAATGATAATTCACCAACAAAGTTGTCGCCTTCCATGCTACGTGGGCAGGCTCTTCGAAGCATGGAAATTGTAGATTCATCAAAATTGCTGGACAATATGCATGGTAATAACTTAGATGGCCCATTTGGAAATTTGTCAGGTAGTGCCCAGAATCAGAAGTTAAATTCTCAGAGAGACAAGGTAGAAAATGGTCCATTGAAGCTTGTTGCTCCTACTGATGGATTACTTCCACTCGTAACAACTGCAGATGCTACAAACCCACGTAATCAAGCCCTGTGTAGTGCAAAATCTGGGGATTCTTTTATGATAAAATCTGTTTCTGATCTGCCACGAAAGAAGAGGGCATTCCATATGAGTGCCCATGAG GATTTTCTGGATCTGGACGATGATGCTTATCCAAATGGATCTGTCTCTTCTTTTTCTCCTCTTGAGAAAGAAATGATAAGCTCCACTGCTGTGATGGGGGAAACTAATTCTGGTACTGAAGCAAATGTACAGGAGAATCCATCAGCAATATCTCTAATAATGCCACCTAAAACTTCTATAATAGATGGTAAGGCTCACATTGGAACTGCCTATAAATCTAAGGTTGGTGAGAAAGTTGATGCATCTATCTTTACGACATCATCTATCCTTGATCCAACCTACAAGCCAGTTACAGCTACACCAAATGGATCAATTGCTAAACCTCCTTTGTTTATTTCCGGGAATAAAGTGGTTTCATCAAGAGAGTTCACAGCTCCTATTGCTCCACCAAAGGAGATAACCAAATCAGGTCCTACATTTGGGTTGGCAAAGGTTGTTTCATCAAAGGATCTTGTTGCTGATGCTCCATTGGTGGAATTTGGCTCCAATAAAAATGTCAAAAAGGTTTCACCAATTCCCTTCACGGCTTCATCATCAGTTGGTGCTGAACCCTCTTTTCTGAAATTTGGTGCTTCTGACTCAAACCTGGGAAGTTCAATCAg GACAACTACCGTTGATGGAGCAACTGATTCTATACCAAAAGCTCGTCAATCTGATAATGGTAATGCTGAGACTACTAACGCTACTAGAACTTCTGTTGGGGCATCAGAACTTGCTAATTTATCTCCAGCATCAACATCATTTTTGACATCATCCAAGAGTATATTCAATTTTGGCAAcaattcaaatcaaaataatGGGTCTCTTGCAAGCCCTTCACTTTCTTCTTTTCCACCCCCTGTAGCTGGTACTTTTACCAGTCAGAATATATTATCCGCTGCCAAAATCAGTGGCATTAGTGCCATCGCAGATTCTAATGGCAGTAGCATGGCAACTATGACGCCTGCCACAATTGCATCAAGTAATAGCAGTTTTTCTTCTACCCCAGTGGTGGCATCTTCATATCCAACAACTTCCATTTTCAAATTTGGATCCTCTCCTGTTCCACCAGCAGGTTTACCTGTATCATCTTCTGGTTTAGAACCGCTGGAAACTAAAAGCAGTCAGGATGCAGGAGTTGGTAGTCTTAGCAGCCCTGCCTTTGGTAATACATCTGCAGGGTATGGTATTTTTGGCTTCAGCTCTTCGGCAACCAAAACTGTAAATAGCCAGTCGAGTTCTGTTGGTGCTTGCAGTGGTTCTGTGCTTGGTGCCCAGGCTTCTACCCCCAGTGGGTTAGAAGCATGTAATCAGACTCAGTCAGTTCCATTTGGTTCATCTGCATCTTCCCTGTCATATGGGTTAACTGGGAACACAACTTTTTCTTTGAGCAGTTTTTCATCTCCTTCATCCAGCCCTGCTTTTTCTTCTGGGAGTTCATTGTTTCCTTCCAGTCCTGCCACTGATGTTTTCAATTCTGGCACAACTTTTGGACTTATCAACTCGGCTTCCTGTTCAGCAGTAAACTCCTTTAGCTCCAATACTAGTACAAGTTCTCCAATTTTTGGGTCTAGTTGGCAGCCCAGCAAGTCTCCATTTGGTTCCATATTTAGTTCGTCGTCTTTATCTTCTTCTGGATCTTCCCTTGGAACATCCACTGCATGTGCCAGTTCACCAGCAATGTTTTTATCTACCTCCAGTGCATCAACTCCTCAATTTTCAttcacttcagctgcaggatcTACCTCTACGCAGCATGCTTTTGGAAGTCCTACTCCCACCTTTGCATTTGGCT